From Planococcus halocryophilus, the proteins below share one genomic window:
- a CDS encoding YisL family protein, with protein sequence MGILTDTTHLHITTWVVAVILFLVAAFMQRDSKGRKIMHMVLRLFYVLIIITGLTLFIEWSDADPMLYGIKFLLGVLTIGMMEMVLVRSKKQKSVTMFWALFAVFLFATMFIGFMLPVGMDFF encoded by the coding sequence TTGGGTATTTTAACAGACACTACACATTTACACATTACGACATGGGTTGTTGCTGTCATTTTGTTCTTAGTTGCAGCATTTATGCAACGCGATAGCAAAGGACGTAAGATTATGCATATGGTATTAAGATTGTTCTACGTCTTAATCATCATTACAGGCTTAACGTTATTTATCGAATGGTCTGATGCTGACCCTATGCTTTATGGCATTAAATTCTTATTGGGCGTATTGACGATTGGTATGATGGAAATGGTCTTGGTCCGTTCAAAAAAACAAAAATCGGTTACGATGTTCTGGGCATTGTTTGCAGTCTTCTTATTTGCGACAATGTTTATCGGATTCATGTTACCGGTTGGTATGGATTTCTTTTAA
- a CDS encoding CoA-disulfide reductase produces MKKIVIVGAVGGGATAAGQLRFYNPDVQIIVFDRDSTMSYAACGTPYIIGDVIEDEQSIVLTNPEKFKKKRDIDVKLEHDVIEIDRAAKKVLVQNLETGDQFEESYDALILAPGGSAIVPKIEGLDSSQVFTLRNFEDMQRIDRFIKNKKPESCIVSGGGFIGLEMAENLKNLGLDVSLVHRSPAIMSILDTDISLIIEKELAIQGVKLLTGTEMVKTDGKTIKLSNGIELHADFIIMSVGLRPNTGLAVKAGLKIGETGGIQTNEFMQTDDPSIYAIGDASENFDMVTGDPKRVPLASPVHRQAFIAARHILGSKIAKKGLLGTSVLKIFSLTAAMTGLNEKTIKDKNLEYATVTHNGISNASYYPDHSKITLKVHYNPQTRKILGAQCIGGKGVDKRIDVIVTAIYAGLTIDDLQALELCYAPPYSSPKDPINMVGYKAINDN; encoded by the coding sequence GTGAAAAAAATAGTCATTGTAGGCGCTGTTGGCGGAGGAGCTACAGCTGCGGGTCAACTTCGATTTTACAACCCGGATGTCCAAATAATTGTTTTTGACCGAGATTCAACAATGTCTTATGCAGCATGCGGAACGCCATATATCATCGGTGATGTAATCGAGGACGAGCAGTCAATCGTTTTAACAAATCCAGAGAAATTCAAGAAAAAACGCGATATCGATGTAAAGTTAGAACACGACGTAATAGAAATTGACAGAGCCGCTAAAAAAGTTCTTGTGCAAAACTTGGAAACCGGCGACCAATTTGAAGAGTCTTACGATGCGTTAATCTTGGCGCCAGGTGGTTCTGCGATAGTACCAAAAATCGAAGGACTCGACTCTTCTCAGGTTTTCACTTTGCGTAATTTTGAAGATATGCAACGGATTGATCGTTTTATCAAAAACAAAAAACCTGAAAGTTGCATAGTGTCGGGTGGTGGATTTATCGGTCTCGAAATGGCAGAAAACCTAAAAAATCTTGGATTGGACGTATCACTCGTTCATCGATCGCCCGCTATTATGTCTATTTTAGATACAGACATCTCGTTGATAATCGAAAAAGAATTGGCCATTCAAGGCGTTAAACTTCTAACTGGTACAGAGATGGTAAAAACTGATGGCAAAACCATCAAACTATCGAATGGCATTGAGTTACATGCTGACTTTATCATTATGAGTGTAGGGTTAAGACCCAATACGGGGCTTGCTGTAAAAGCTGGATTGAAAATTGGTGAAACTGGTGGCATTCAAACCAATGAATTCATGCAAACAGATGACCCTTCAATTTATGCAATCGGTGATGCTTCCGAAAACTTCGATATGGTAACGGGAGACCCAAAAAGAGTGCCACTCGCTTCTCCTGTCCATCGACAAGCGTTTATCGCTGCACGTCATATTTTAGGAAGTAAAATAGCGAAAAAAGGATTACTTGGAACTTCTGTCTTGAAGATTTTTTCATTAACTGCTGCTATGACCGGGTTGAATGAAAAAACCATCAAAGACAAGAATTTAGAATATGCTACAGTGACTCATAACGGAATTTCAAATGCCAGCTATTACCCTGACCATTCTAAAATCACCTTAAAAGTTCATTACAATCCACAAACGAGAAAGATTTTAGGCGCGCAATGCATCGGTGGAAAAGGCGTCGATAAACGAATCGATGTTATTGTCACTGCTATTTATGCAGGCTTAACTATTGATGATTTGCAGGCGTTAGAGCTTTGCTATGCGCCTCCTTATTCATCGCCAAAAGATCCAATCAATATGGTTGGTTATAAAGCCATTAATGACAACTAA
- a CDS encoding alpha-amylase family glycosyl hydrolase, with protein sequence MKAKWISSMITAVLLLTIVQPAYAEKEYELKDELIYDVLVDRYFNKKIDNDYEVNALDPTTFNGGDFDGMASELLFVKDMGFTALSIGSVFSTETYDGKKVLDYTEFERHFGTKEEFQTLVEEIHEQDMKVIVDIPTQQVSANHIWAVENPQWFTKNEDGSLAIDTSNLEVQKALITTFTEFNETYQVDGFRLQDADKIDSQFVRDFSKAMKDIRPSYILSDREMSEKTGFDAVVIPGVEETLRAAYKNFDQDLTGIKTLMKQSENQLIQVDSLLGSRFTSDIVEVKGFPPTRWKLLLTQLLTMPGIPVIQYGSESAMNGVAPSESHQILDMAVDKELVDHITNLTSLRNSSEALRTGKVEVLHDEDGWLVYKRSNDDETWVIAINNSSSTKTINLSADVIGENQELQGLFESDIVRQEDSGDYRVTQDREIAEVFHVREETKLNTAYIATLAIMYIVFMLFLWFVWRKGKQRKADAAK encoded by the coding sequence TTGAAAGCAAAGTGGATTTCGAGCATGATCACGGCAGTGTTACTGTTGACAATCGTGCAACCAGCATACGCTGAAAAAGAGTATGAATTAAAAGATGAACTTATTTATGATGTATTAGTCGACCGTTATTTCAACAAAAAAATCGATAATGATTATGAAGTAAATGCATTAGACCCTACAACTTTTAACGGGGGTGATTTTGATGGAATGGCCAGTGAACTTTTATTTGTGAAAGACATGGGCTTTACGGCTCTTTCAATAGGCTCTGTATTTTCAACAGAAACGTACGATGGAAAAAAAGTGTTGGACTATACAGAGTTTGAGCGTCATTTTGGGACAAAAGAAGAATTTCAAACATTGGTTGAAGAAATCCATGAACAGGATATGAAAGTGATTGTAGATATCCCAACTCAACAAGTAAGTGCTAATCACATTTGGGCAGTTGAAAACCCTCAATGGTTTACAAAAAATGAGGATGGCAGTTTAGCAATAGACACTTCAAACTTAGAAGTTCAAAAAGCATTAATTACTACATTTACGGAATTTAATGAAACATATCAAGTGGATGGTTTCCGACTGCAAGATGCAGATAAAATAGATTCCCAGTTTGTGCGTGATTTTTCTAAAGCAATGAAAGACATTCGTCCAAGCTATATTTTAAGTGATCGCGAAATGTCAGAAAAAACTGGATTTGATGCAGTCGTTATTCCCGGGGTCGAAGAAACATTGCGTGCGGCTTATAAGAATTTCGACCAAGATTTGACGGGTATTAAGACACTTATGAAGCAAAGTGAAAACCAGCTGATACAAGTCGATTCATTGTTAGGTTCTCGGTTTACGTCAGACATTGTAGAAGTAAAAGGTTTTCCACCAACACGGTGGAAATTGTTGTTAACGCAATTACTAACTATGCCAGGAATTCCAGTTATTCAATACGGATCAGAATCAGCAATGAACGGCGTCGCGCCTTCTGAATCTCATCAAATTTTGGATATGGCAGTAGACAAAGAATTGGTTGACCATATTACCAATTTAACCTCATTGCGCAACTCGTCAGAAGCGTTGCGTACCGGGAAAGTAGAAGTTTTGCATGATGAAGACGGCTGGCTCGTTTATAAGCGTTCAAATGACGATGAAACATGGGTTATCGCTATTAACAATTCTTCATCGACCAAAACCATTAATTTGTCAGCTGATGTGATTGGAGAAAATCAGGAATTGCAGGGCTTGTTTGAAAGTGATATTGTCCGCCAAGAAGACAGTGGAGATTATCGTGTGACGCAAGACCGTGAAATTGCGGAAGTTTTCCATGTTAGAGAGGAAACAAAACTAAATACGGCTTATATCGCAACACTAGCTATTATGTATATCGTGTTTATGTTATTCCTATGGTTTGTATGGAGAAAGGGCAAACAACGTAAAGCAGATGCTGCAAAATAA
- a CDS encoding DegV family protein, with translation MRLFADSASDLPKDFFENEDVVLFPLRVHIGDQDFEDIRGIQSIKVFDAIRAGNHPKTSQVSPEEMLKAFEQLAIADEEGLYIAFSSELSGTYSTAVMVADQVREDYPDLKLSILDSKAASLGYGLLVKEAVKLRSGGHSLETILEKISFMADHLESLFTVEDLDYMAKGGRISKGSAFVGGLLNIKPLLHVEDGKLVPIEKLRGRKKVIKRMIELMQERGSQLDQQTIAISHGDDEEFALILKQEIEQHFNPKEVEVHMIGSVIAAHTGPGTLALFFLNKIE, from the coding sequence ATGAGGTTATTCGCTGATAGTGCATCTGATTTACCAAAAGATTTTTTTGAAAACGAAGACGTAGTTTTATTCCCACTGCGTGTACATATCGGAGATCAAGATTTTGAAGATATTCGCGGCATCCAATCCATCAAAGTTTTTGATGCGATTCGTGCCGGCAATCATCCAAAAACGTCGCAAGTATCTCCTGAAGAAATGCTAAAGGCTTTTGAACAACTAGCCATTGCAGATGAAGAAGGATTGTACATCGCTTTTTCTTCCGAGTTGTCTGGCACTTATAGCACGGCAGTGATGGTAGCAGATCAAGTGCGTGAGGATTATCCAGATTTAAAATTGAGCATACTAGATTCTAAAGCCGCTTCACTCGGATACGGATTGCTAGTAAAAGAAGCTGTAAAACTTCGCTCTGGTGGACACTCTCTTGAAACGATTCTTGAGAAAATTAGTTTTATGGCAGACCATTTAGAAAGTCTTTTTACTGTTGAAGATTTGGATTATATGGCTAAAGGCGGACGTATTTCCAAAGGCAGCGCATTTGTTGGTGGATTGTTAAATATCAAACCACTACTTCATGTAGAAGATGGGAAATTGGTACCAATTGAAAAATTGCGCGGACGTAAAAAAGTTATTAAGCGCATGATTGAATTGATGCAAGAACGCGGTAGCCAATTAGACCAACAAACAATTGCCATAAGTCATGGCGATGACGAAGAGTTTGCTCTAATTTTAAAGCAGGAAATCGAACAACATTTTAATCCTAAAGAAGTTGAAGTTCATATGATTGGTTCTGTTATTGCTGCACATACTGGACCGGGCACATTGGCTTTATTTTTCCTTAATAAGATCGAATAG